In Mycobacterium gallinarum, a single window of DNA contains:
- a CDS encoding bifunctional 3-(3-hydroxy-phenyl)propionate/3-hydroxycinnamic acid hydroxylase, which produces MTTEDSPHVVVVGAGPTGATVATLLAQYGIGCLILERWGAVYPQPRAVHLDDEICRIVARLGIADEFSAISRPAQGLRLLDPSMRVLAEFRRDTALSVNGFPQANMFDQPDLEALLRANLKRYPGVELRGDVEVVDVAEQPEGRVRVTYVDRTDDSTHVVDTDYLLGCDGANSVVRNQIGSCMHDMKFDQRWLVVDAATDADLGQWDGVHQVCDPVRAGTYMRIGPSRYRWEFRLLPGESADDFRSIHALRPLIAPWTSSITDDDIELIRVAEYTFRARIADRWRRGNIFLLGDAAHLTPPFVGQGLGAGLRDAMNLAWKLAGVITGELPPATLDSYEQERKPHARHMIRLALTVGWAMTAGGECGNVARRLLVTRLRFIPGMRGKILGSRTPALHRSAYVRSTRAPGRLAGTLCPNPVCGDGHRLDEVLGNGFSVITVVTPTAAQRSALDARGVAVHIASPGSELAEWLRRGHAAAAIVRPDRTVMYAARDARKVYGLLPTFTADRRVRSHA; this is translated from the coding sequence GTGACGACGGAGGATTCGCCGCACGTTGTCGTCGTGGGAGCGGGACCCACCGGCGCCACGGTCGCTACGCTGTTGGCGCAGTATGGCATTGGCTGCCTGATCCTCGAACGATGGGGCGCGGTCTATCCGCAGCCGCGCGCGGTGCATCTCGACGACGAGATCTGCCGCATCGTCGCGCGACTCGGAATCGCCGATGAGTTCTCCGCGATCTCACGGCCGGCCCAAGGTCTTCGTCTGCTCGACCCCTCGATGCGGGTGCTCGCCGAGTTCCGCCGCGACACCGCACTGTCGGTCAACGGTTTTCCGCAGGCCAACATGTTCGACCAGCCCGACCTCGAGGCGCTGCTGCGCGCCAACCTGAAGCGCTACCCCGGCGTCGAACTGCGAGGCGACGTCGAGGTCGTCGACGTCGCCGAACAACCCGAGGGCCGCGTCCGGGTCACCTACGTCGACCGAACCGACGACTCCACCCATGTCGTCGACACCGACTACCTGCTGGGTTGCGACGGCGCAAACAGCGTCGTGCGCAACCAGATCGGCAGCTGCATGCACGATATGAAGTTCGACCAGCGCTGGCTCGTCGTCGACGCGGCCACCGACGCCGATCTCGGCCAGTGGGACGGCGTGCATCAGGTGTGCGATCCGGTGCGGGCCGGCACGTACATGCGGATCGGACCCTCGCGGTACCGCTGGGAATTCCGGCTCCTGCCCGGCGAATCGGCCGACGACTTCCGGAGCATCCATGCACTGCGTCCGCTGATCGCCCCGTGGACGTCGAGTATCACCGACGACGACATCGAGTTGATCCGCGTCGCCGAATACACCTTTCGCGCCCGGATCGCCGACCGGTGGCGACGGGGCAACATCTTCCTGTTGGGCGACGCCGCACATCTCACCCCGCCGTTCGTCGGCCAGGGCCTCGGTGCGGGTCTGCGCGACGCGATGAACCTGGCGTGGAAACTCGCCGGCGTCATCACCGGCGAGCTTCCGCCTGCCACGCTCGACAGTTACGAGCAGGAACGCAAACCACACGCGCGGCACATGATTCGGCTCGCGTTGACCGTCGGCTGGGCCATGACGGCAGGCGGAGAGTGCGGCAACGTCGCCCGGCGACTGCTGGTGACCCGCCTGCGGTTCATTCCCGGCATGCGCGGCAAGATCCTCGGTAGCCGCACCCCAGCACTGCATCGCTCGGCCTACGTGCGATCGACGCGCGCGCCGGGACGCCTCGCGGGCACACTGTGCCCGAATCCGGTGTGCGGCGACGGCCACCGGCTCGACGAGGTGCTCGGCAACGGCTTCTCGGTCATCACGGTGGTGACACCGACCGCCGCGCAGCGTTCAGCGCTCGACGCCCGGGGCGTCGCCGTCCACATCGCTTCGCCCGGCTCGGAACTCGCCGAGTGGCTGCGCCGCGGGCACGCCGCAGCGGCGATCGTGCGGCCGGACCGCACGGTGATGTATGCCGCACGCGACGCGCGCAAGGTCTATGGCTTGCTCCCGACCTTCACAGCCGACAGAAGGGTCCGATCCCATGCCTAG
- a CDS encoding fumarylacetoacetate hydrolase family protein produces the protein MTTSILRTADAWWVRTPTGAARISTSATTTGDLLQDREAIEWASHSTETVPVDSLRLISPVTRPCRVVAQMTNFASHVKDAGMDPASIPLTFFRKSSASISGPFDDIVKPEHVKLLDYEVEIGLVIGQDIPVGTEIAESQLSDYIAGLVVTNDVSARDIQLPQTQFYEGKSYPTFTPVGPALVLLDADELKRFTDLRLQLRVNGEIRQDTVVGGDMIYPPVQALQSLARFQDLAAGDLVMTGTPVGTALSAPPKPIEVIGSLLPPAVKWKAFFKRQAKNTKYLKHGDSVELSVATDDGAIDLGVQRTKVRYA, from the coding sequence ATGACCACGTCCATATTGCGTACGGCCGACGCCTGGTGGGTCCGCACCCCAACCGGTGCCGCGAGAATCTCCACCTCCGCGACCACAACCGGTGACCTGCTGCAGGACCGCGAGGCCATCGAATGGGCGAGCCACAGCACCGAGACCGTGCCGGTCGATTCATTGAGGCTGATCTCCCCCGTGACTCGGCCCTGCCGCGTCGTGGCGCAGATGACGAACTTCGCATCGCACGTCAAAGACGCCGGCATGGACCCCGCCTCGATCCCGCTCACCTTCTTCCGGAAGTCCTCGGCGTCGATCAGCGGTCCATTCGACGACATCGTCAAGCCCGAACACGTGAAGCTCCTGGACTACGAGGTCGAAATCGGTCTGGTGATCGGACAGGACATCCCCGTCGGCACCGAGATCGCCGAGTCTCAGCTGTCCGACTACATCGCCGGACTCGTTGTCACCAATGATGTTTCGGCCCGCGACATCCAACTCCCGCAAACCCAGTTCTATGAGGGCAAGTCCTATCCGACCTTCACACCGGTCGGGCCCGCGCTGGTGCTGCTCGACGCCGACGAACTCAAGCGCTTCACCGATCTGCGTCTGCAGTTGCGGGTCAACGGCGAGATCCGCCAGGACACCGTCGTCGGGGGCGACATGATCTACCCGCCGGTGCAGGCGTTGCAGTCGCTGGCCCGCTTCCAGGATCTGGCCGCGGGTGACCTGGTGATGACCGGTACGCCCGTCGGGACCGCGTTGAGCGCCCCGCCGAAGCCGATCGAGGTGATCGGGTCGCTGCTTCCGCCCGCGGTCAAGTGGAAGGCGTTCTTCAAACGGCAGGCCAAGAACACGAAATACCTCAAGCACGGCGACTCGGTGGAACTCAGCGTCGCGACCGACGACGGCGCCATCGACCTCGGAGTGCAGCGCACCAAAGTGAGGTATGCGTGA
- a CDS encoding VOC family protein, whose translation MGEAVGTHSDLHSEKGARAGEHPGRSRNPVIKVADIAWLEFEKPDLSRAEAFAQAFGFTTAMRTHDEVQLRGTDPGAPCVIVRRGARSRFVGTAFAAQDEVDVLRLADAKGIGVHALPESIGGVSVGLVDPSGVPVKVVAGMHPLPALPPQQAHVFNFGDRIARANATQRPTRAPARVQRLGHVVISSTRYTEALNWYLDNLGMIVSDFLYYPGQRDRGPVMSFMRCDRGTAPADHHTLAMTLGPVNRYVHSAYQVCDLDALAAGGEYLRERGYFRSWGIGRHIQGSQLFDYWRDPDGFLVEHFADGDMFDNTLEPGWAEFTASGLSQWGPAVTKDFLGINPKALPHEARSILNALRDHNEFTLTRLRGLMKVATS comes from the coding sequence ATGGGCGAGGCCGTCGGCACCCACAGTGACCTGCACAGCGAGAAGGGGGCCCGGGCCGGTGAGCATCCGGGGAGGTCGCGAAATCCGGTCATCAAAGTCGCCGATATCGCGTGGCTGGAGTTCGAGAAACCGGATCTCTCGCGCGCCGAAGCGTTCGCGCAGGCCTTCGGCTTCACCACCGCAATGCGCACCCACGACGAGGTGCAACTGCGCGGCACCGACCCCGGCGCCCCGTGCGTGATTGTGCGCAGAGGCGCTCGCTCGCGGTTCGTCGGCACCGCGTTCGCGGCTCAGGACGAGGTCGACGTGTTACGCCTGGCCGACGCGAAGGGCATCGGCGTCCATGCACTCCCCGAATCCATCGGAGGCGTGTCGGTCGGTCTCGTCGATCCGAGCGGCGTTCCGGTCAAGGTGGTCGCGGGCATGCACCCGCTGCCTGCCCTGCCGCCCCAGCAGGCGCATGTCTTCAACTTCGGCGACCGGATCGCGCGCGCCAACGCCACTCAACGCCCGACCCGTGCGCCGGCCAGGGTTCAGCGACTCGGGCATGTCGTCATATCCTCCACCCGGTACACCGAGGCGTTGAACTGGTACCTCGACAACCTCGGGATGATCGTCAGCGACTTCCTCTACTACCCGGGCCAACGGGATCGCGGCCCGGTGATGAGTTTCATGCGCTGCGACCGGGGCACGGCCCCCGCCGACCATCACACCCTGGCGATGACCCTGGGACCGGTCAACCGGTACGTGCACTCGGCCTACCAGGTGTGCGACCTCGACGCCCTCGCCGCCGGCGGCGAATATCTGCGCGAGCGCGGCTATTTCCGCTCATGGGGCATCGGGCGCCACATCCAGGGCAGCCAATTGTTCGACTACTGGCGCGACCCCGACGGATTCCTCGTGGAGCACTTCGCCGACGGCGACATGTTCGACAACACGCTGGAGCCGGGCTGGGCTGAGTTCACGGCGTCAGGGCTGTCTCAGTGGGGTCCCGCCGTCACCAAGGACTTCCTCGGCATCAACCCCAAAGCGCTTCCTCACGAAGCACGTTCGATCCTCAACGCCCTACGCGACCACAATGAATTCACCCTCACCCGCCTTCGCGGCCTGATGAAAGTAGCCACCTCATGA
- a CDS encoding TetR/AcrR family transcriptional regulator: MSAQPDASVNRLERRKQRTRAALIKAAQRFIAAGKVNVPVLEITQAADVGMGSFYNHFESKEQLFEAAITDVLDTHGALLDELTSSIEDPAETFARSYRLTGRLFRRRPQESQILLAHGMQLLASEKGLAPRALRDIREANRVGRFTVSDPELALAMAGGALLGLGNLLRNQPDRDDAAATDAVTEDILRLFGLPADEAREICSRPLSELDALTQPDSAA; encoded by the coding sequence GTGAGTGCTCAACCGGACGCGTCGGTCAATCGGCTTGAGCGGCGCAAACAGCGCACGCGCGCCGCGTTGATCAAGGCGGCGCAGCGGTTCATCGCCGCGGGGAAGGTCAACGTCCCAGTCCTGGAGATCACCCAGGCGGCCGATGTGGGAATGGGCTCCTTCTACAACCACTTCGAGAGCAAGGAGCAGCTGTTCGAGGCGGCGATCACCGATGTGCTCGACACCCATGGCGCCCTGCTCGACGAACTCACCTCGTCAATCGAGGACCCCGCCGAAACATTCGCTCGCAGCTACCGACTGACGGGCCGGTTGTTCCGGCGTCGCCCGCAGGAAAGTCAGATCCTGCTGGCGCACGGTATGCAGCTGCTCGCGTCGGAGAAGGGGTTGGCGCCGCGCGCCCTGCGTGACATCCGGGAGGCCAACCGGGTCGGGCGATTCACCGTGAGTGATCCCGAACTCGCCCTGGCCATGGCCGGCGGCGCACTGCTGGGGTTGGGGAATCTGTTGCGCAATCAACCCGATCGTGACGACGCCGCGGCCACCGACGCGGTAACAGAGGACATTCTGAGACTGTTCGGTCTGCCCGCCGATGAGGCACGCGAAATCTGCAGCCGTCCGCTGTCGGAACTGGATGCGCTCACCCAACCTGACTCGGCGGCCTAG
- a CDS encoding TetR/AcrR family transcriptional regulator: MPEKKRPTDRRKRADGELSRVRILDAATEIAAVRGYEGTSIGAVSTKCGLPASSIYWHFKDKDDLIAAVIERSFTGWLSAWEIPTEGNGEQRIIGVATQTAKALLDSPDFIRLGLMLALERRPEEPRARTMFLQVRSRALAQLTDNFHDALPGLTDGDIDQLAAYAMAGADGLFIAKEIGGDAVDLIALFELHGRAIYDSAVRMARKAGRG; this comes from the coding sequence GTGCCGGAGAAGAAGCGCCCGACGGATCGTCGAAAGCGCGCCGACGGCGAACTCTCACGCGTACGCATCCTTGATGCCGCGACCGAGATCGCCGCCGTACGCGGCTACGAGGGGACGAGCATCGGAGCCGTCAGTACCAAATGCGGATTGCCCGCCAGTTCGATCTACTGGCACTTCAAGGACAAAGACGACTTGATCGCGGCGGTCATCGAGCGCAGCTTCACCGGTTGGCTGTCGGCGTGGGAGATCCCGACCGAGGGCAACGGCGAACAGCGCATCATCGGCGTGGCCACGCAGACGGCCAAGGCATTGCTCGACTCCCCCGACTTCATCCGATTGGGACTGATGCTGGCCCTGGAGCGCCGCCCCGAGGAACCGCGTGCCCGGACGATGTTCTTGCAAGTACGTTCAAGAGCGCTGGCGCAACTGACCGACAATTTCCATGACGCGCTGCCCGGCTTGACCGACGGCGACATCGATCAGTTGGCGGCCTACGCGATGGCAGGGGCCGATGGGCTGTTCATCGCGAAGGAAATCGGCGGCGACGCAGTCGATTTGATCGCGCTGTTCGAACTTCACGGTCGCGCCATCTATGACAGCGCGGTTCGGATGGCCCGAAAGGCCGGGCGCGGCTAG
- a CDS encoding bifunctional 3-(3-hydroxy-phenyl)propionate/3-hydroxycinnamic acid hydroxylase: MTSSDIYDVAVVGYGPVGATAANLPGKQGLRVLVIERDPDVYGRARAISTDEEVMRIWQSVGLADALQQDMLPDRPLHFVGADGVPFIDLKITPRGCGHPPQQFLYQPAVDRVLRDGVARFTNVDVLLEHECLRIFPVNDPEGDHVEALLADLRTDTLKRVRASYVIAADGGSSPTRGQLGIGYAGRTYTERWVVIDTKVLKEWEAHDRLRFHCNPSRPTVDCPTPLGHHRWEYPARTDEEERDLLCDNEIWKVLGDQGITPEHVEILRAVMYSHHVRVADRWRVGRVFLAGDAAHAMPPWIGQGMSSGVRDAANLCWKLAAVLKGQAPQSLLDSYQVERQPHVTEVTRRACLVGRIITERNNVVAAVRNRIGRAVNRVPGLAARLEKQMWIPEARYQAGFLGAGNDSVVGWQIPQPWVNHDGTRARLDDVIAGSWAVLHVGPRPTGAQAWIALGAKAIGITEPTLVGWLRRRGATSVVVRPDGFVYAAADFGQSLPQPTGMIQSATSRVGVPA, from the coding sequence ATGACCAGCTCAGATATTTATGACGTGGCTGTGGTCGGGTACGGGCCGGTAGGTGCGACGGCGGCGAACCTACCGGGGAAACAGGGCCTCAGGGTGCTCGTGATCGAGCGCGATCCGGACGTCTACGGCCGCGCGAGGGCGATCTCGACCGACGAAGAGGTCATGCGGATATGGCAGTCCGTGGGCCTCGCGGATGCGCTGCAGCAGGACATGCTGCCCGACCGCCCACTGCACTTCGTTGGCGCCGACGGCGTTCCGTTCATCGACCTGAAGATCACGCCACGCGGGTGCGGGCATCCGCCTCAGCAGTTCCTCTATCAGCCCGCGGTAGATCGCGTACTGCGCGACGGCGTTGCGAGGTTCACGAACGTCGATGTGCTCCTGGAACACGAGTGCCTTCGCATCTTCCCCGTGAATGACCCCGAAGGCGACCATGTCGAGGCGCTGCTGGCCGATCTGCGTACCGACACCTTGAAGCGGGTCCGCGCGTCTTATGTCATCGCCGCCGACGGTGGTTCATCTCCGACGCGCGGTCAGCTGGGCATCGGCTACGCCGGCCGTACGTACACCGAACGATGGGTCGTGATCGACACAAAGGTCCTCAAGGAGTGGGAAGCCCACGACCGGTTGCGGTTTCATTGCAACCCGTCCCGGCCTACTGTCGACTGCCCGACGCCGCTGGGGCATCACCGATGGGAGTATCCGGCCCGCACAGACGAGGAAGAACGGGATCTCCTCTGCGACAACGAGATCTGGAAAGTCCTCGGCGATCAGGGCATTACTCCCGAACACGTCGAGATCTTGCGCGCCGTCATGTACAGCCATCATGTTCGCGTCGCCGACCGGTGGCGGGTCGGCCGCGTCTTCCTCGCCGGTGACGCCGCCCACGCAATGCCGCCGTGGATCGGTCAGGGCATGTCATCGGGTGTGCGCGATGCAGCCAACCTGTGCTGGAAGCTCGCCGCCGTACTCAAGGGACAGGCGCCCCAGTCGCTGCTCGACTCCTATCAGGTCGAACGACAGCCGCACGTCACCGAGGTCACCCGTCGCGCGTGTCTGGTGGGACGGATCATCACCGAGCGCAACAATGTCGTTGCCGCAGTCCGCAACCGCATCGGACGCGCCGTCAACCGTGTACCCGGTCTCGCGGCGCGTCTGGAGAAACAGATGTGGATTCCCGAAGCCCGATACCAGGCGGGGTTCCTCGGCGCCGGAAACGACAGCGTGGTCGGCTGGCAGATTCCACAACCATGGGTGAACCACGACGGCACCCGCGCTCGCCTCGACGACGTCATCGCAGGAAGCTGGGCGGTGCTGCACGTAGGCCCTCGCCCCACGGGTGCCCAGGCATGGATAGCGCTGGGCGCCAAAGCGATCGGCATCACCGAGCCGACACTTGTCGGATGGCTGCGCCGCCGAGGAGCCACATCGGTTGTCGTACGCCCCGACGGATTCGTCTACGCCGCTGCCGACTTCGGCCAGTCGCTACCGCAACCAACCGGCATGATCCAGTCCGCCACAAGCAGGGTAGGAGTTCCCGCATGA
- a CDS encoding alpha/beta fold hydrolase: MTESQLTEHIVPVAGKSIFVAEIGAGPAVVMLHGGGPGASGVANYSRNIDALAQRFRVIVPDMPGYGRSDKGVDHSDPFGYLALMIRGLLNELGVGSAHLVGNSYGGAAALRLALDTPQRVDKLVLMGPGGIGTTRGLPTAGLKSLLSYYGGDGPRREKLASFIRDYLVYDGASVPDDLIDLRYAASIDPEVVANPPLRRPSGLRALWRMDLTRDSRLQTLTTPTLVLWGRDDKVNRPSGGPMLLNLMPNAELVMTSHTGHWMQWERADLFNRLVTDFLSADSTFAHG; this comes from the coding sequence ATGACTGAGTCGCAACTGACCGAACACATCGTCCCGGTCGCGGGAAAGTCGATCTTTGTCGCCGAAATCGGCGCCGGACCGGCCGTTGTCATGTTGCATGGCGGGGGACCGGGAGCGTCCGGGGTGGCCAACTACTCGCGCAACATTGACGCGCTCGCACAACGGTTCCGGGTGATCGTGCCCGACATGCCCGGCTACGGCCGCTCAGACAAGGGCGTTGACCACTCCGATCCGTTCGGGTATCTCGCGCTCATGATCCGCGGTCTGCTCAACGAACTCGGCGTCGGCTCGGCACATCTGGTCGGCAACTCGTACGGCGGCGCAGCGGCGCTGCGCCTCGCGCTGGACACCCCGCAACGGGTCGACAAACTGGTCTTGATGGGTCCCGGCGGAATCGGGACGACGCGCGGACTCCCCACAGCGGGGTTGAAGAGCCTGCTCTCCTACTACGGCGGCGACGGCCCGCGACGCGAGAAGCTGGCGTCATTCATCCGCGATTACCTTGTGTACGACGGTGCGTCGGTGCCCGACGACCTGATCGACCTGCGCTACGCGGCGTCGATCGACCCAGAGGTGGTGGCGAACCCGCCGTTGCGGCGCCCGTCGGGCCTGCGCGCCCTGTGGCGGATGGATCTGACCCGGGACAGCAGGCTGCAGACGTTGACCACACCGACGCTGGTGCTGTGGGGCCGCGACGACAAGGTGAACCGCCCCTCCGGCGGTCCGATGCTGCTCAACCTGATGCCCAACGCCGAATTGGTGATGACCTCGCACACCGGTCATTGGATGCAATGGGAACGCGCCGATCTGTTCAATCGGCTCGTCACCGACTTCCTGAGCGCTGATTCGACGTTCGCTCATGGCTGA